One Panicum virgatum strain AP13 chromosome 9K, P.virgatum_v5, whole genome shotgun sequence genomic region harbors:
- the LOC120652411 gene encoding anthocyanidin 5,3-O-glucosyltransferase-like, with amino-acid sequence MDKEVAMPMPQQTVVLYPSPGVGHVVPMVQLAKVFLRHGFDVAMVIAEPPAGSPDFRIVDVDRVAASNPGISFHVLPPLPDADLAAGPGKPPFLLTLQALERYNGELERFLRSIPRRRLHSLVTGMFSTYAADVAARLGVPVYAFFASAAATLAVVTQMPALLAGRRAGLKELGDAPLEFLGVPPFPASHLVGELLEHPEDALCQAMVDVWRRNTDGTSGVLVNTFESLESPAVQALRDPRCVPGRVLPPIYCVGPLVDGDGTSSPDQGRGARHGCLAWLDAQPESSVVFLCFGSRGTHPPEQQREIAAGLDRSGHRFLWAVRTPAGTDDSVFLPEGFLERTKDRGLVVRSWAPQVEVLRHPSTGAFVTHCGWNSTLEAISQGVPMLCWPLYAEQLMNKVFITESMGVGVGMDGYRAGFVRAEEVEAKVRLVMESEEGRVIRARAAARKKEAAAALEDGGSSRTSFARFLLDVENLDKQ; translated from the coding sequence ATGGACAAGGAAGTCGCCATGCCCATGCCCCAGCAGACCGTCGTCCTGTACCCCAGCCCCGGCGTCGGCCACGTGGTCCCCATGGTGCAGCTCGCCAAGGTCTTCCTCAGGCACGGCTTCGACGTCGCCATGGTCATCGCCGAGCCGCCGGCCGGGTCGCCCGACTTCCGCATCGTCGACGTCGACCGCGTCGCCGCCTCCAACCCGGGCATCAGCTTCCACGTCCTCCCCCCGCTCCCGgacgccgacctcgccgccggccccggcaAGCCCCCTTTCCTCCTCACGCTCCAGGCCCTGGAGCGGTACAACGGCGAGCTCGAGCGCTTCCTCCGCTccatcccgcgccgccgcctgcactcCCTCGTCACGGGCATGTTCTCCACCTACGCGGCCGACGTCGCGGCGAGGCTGGGCGTCCCCGTCTACGCGTTCttcgcctcggccgccgccaccctggcCGTCGTGACCCAGAtgccggcgctgctcgccggcaggCGGGCGGGGCTCAAGGAGCTCGGGGACGCGCCCCTCGAGTTCCTCGGCGTGCCGCCGTTCCCGGCGTCCCACCTCGTCGGGGAGCTGCTCGAGCACCCGGAGGACGCGCTGTGCCAGGCCATGGTGGACGTCTGGAGGCGCAACACGGACGGCACCAGCGGCGTCCTTGTCAACACGTTCGAGTCGCTGGAGAGCCCCGCCGTGCAGGCGCTGAGGGATCCCCGGTGCGTCCCCGGCCGGGTGCTGCCACCGATCTACTGCGTCGGCCCGTTGGTCGACGGCGACGGCACCAGCTCTCCGGATCAAGGGAGAGGCGCGAGGCACGGGTGCCTCGCGTGGCTCGACGCGCAGCCGGAGAGCAGCGTCGTGTTCCTCTGCTTCGGGAGCAGAGGAACGCACCCGCCGGAGCAGCAGCGGGAGATCGCCGCCGGCCTGGACAGGTCCGGGCACCGGTTCCTGTGGGCTGTGCGGACGCCGGCCGGCACCGACGACTCGGTGTTCCTCCCGGAGGGGTTCTTGGAGCGCACCAAGGACCGGGGCCTCGTCGTCCGGTCATGGGCGCCGCAGGTAGAGGTGCTCCGCCACCCGTCGACCGGAGCCTTCGTGAcgcactgcgggtggaactcgacGCTGGAGGCCATCTCGCAAGGGGTGCCGATGCTGTGCTGGCCGCTCTACGCGGAGCAGCTGATGAACAAGGTGTTCATAACCGAGAGCATGGGCGTCGGGGTGGGGATGGACGGGTACAGGGCGGGCTTCGTCAGGgccgaggaggtggaggcgaaGGTGAGACTGGTGATGGAGTCCGAGGAGGGCAGGGTGATCAGggcccgagcggcggcgcgcaagaaagaagcagcggcggcgctagaGGACGGCGGCTCGTCGCGGACCTCGTTTGCTAGGTTCTTGTTGGAtgtggagaatcttgataaACAGTAG
- the LOC120652412 gene encoding uncharacterized protein LOC120652412 — MHNVVQLFSLNCLLFQTFRHSSSRGEYETVEFPQIPVELYSPPLAVSLPSRPHLAETLLELVEPIRGKRLGASSRPSPTDETLAPLPASARPTKRSRMPPPALADDQIEEILLRFPPEEPELLVRAALVSKRWFRLISDPGFRRRFRELHRAAPMLGFFCGDYRTSRFVPTSSAPLAHAIRGDWRPVDARHGRVLLSAASWHRFLFGCSGDDLVVWDPVTGDHHRLPKLAEHMYPHTYQI, encoded by the coding sequence ATGCACAATGTTGTTCAGTTATTCAGCCTAAATTGTTTACTTTTTCAGACGTTcaggcacagcagcagcaggggggAATACGAAACCGTGGAGTTCCCTCAAATCCCAGTTGAACTGTACAGCCCCCCTCTCGCAGTCTCGCTGCCTTCTAGGCCCCACCTGGCAGAGACCCTGCTCGAGCTGGTTGAACCAATCCGGGGCAAGCGGCTCGGCGCGTCATCCCGCCCGAGCCCGACCGACGAAACCCTCGCACCGCTGCCGGCGTCCGCCCGACCGACCAAGCGGAGCagaatgccgccgccggcgctggccgATGatcaaatcgaagagatcctcctCCGCTTCCCCCCGGAAGAGCCCGAGCTCCTCGTCCGCGCCGCCCTCGTCTCCAAGCGCTGGTTCCGCCTCATCTCCGACCCCGGCTTCCGCCGCAGGTTCCGGGAGCTCCACCGCGCGGCCCCGATGCTGGGGTTTTTCTGCGGCGACTACCGTACATCCCGCTTCGTCCCTACCTCCTCCGCCCCCCTGGCCCACGCCATCCGCGGCGATTGGCGCCCCGTGGAcgcgcgccacggccgcgtCCTCCTCAGCGCCGCTTCCTGGCATCGTTTCTTGTTCGGCTGTTCGGGGGACGACCTCGTCGTCTGGGACCCCGTCACGGGCGACCACCACCGGCTTCCCAAGCTTGCGGAGCACATGTATCCGCACACGTACCAGATCTGA